DNA from Algisphaera agarilytica:
CCGCAAGCAGCACAGCGTGTTCGGTGCAGTCGCCCTGCTTCGTGCGGGCCACGTCGCTGGCGGTGGCGAAGCCGACCGACAGGTCCTTGGTTTGCACCTTGCGGTGGACTTCCTGCCGGAGGAATTCCGCGACCGCTTCCGGGCCGCCCGCCAACCGGGCACGCTTCAGCGGTTCGAGCCAAGCCTGGATCGCGGGGTCTTGGTGGTTAAGGATCGGCGAAGCCGCAAGATAGTTCTCGTCGGGAAACAAGCCTTGCTCGACATGGTCAACGACCACCGTCAATTCCCCATCGGGCTGAAAATTCTGGCCGTGCCTGTCGGGTAGGAATGGGAGCGGCGATCCGTCTTTCGTCGATAGTTTGTAACTCGCCCGCACCAATTCCCGCGGGCGGTCGATCGGCCGACTGGGCACGACGAACGTCTGGGCCATCATCTCTGCCGGGGTCAGCTCGGACAGGGCCAGGGCCTTGTCGGCCTGCAGCACCGTGATCGACATGCCCGGCATCAGATCGATCGTCGACTTGATCGACTTGCCTTCCGCATCGACATACTCCCGCATCGTGATGCCCGGCATGGCCGAGACAGTCGCGTCCCAGGCGATGGCGGGCACGACCTTGCCGTAGACCTCGACATCCTCGGGGCCACGCACCTGCATGGTCATATCCACCGCTTGCAGGCCCGACGCGATGTCTACCGTGCTGACCTGGATCGTCTCGGCCCCGGCCTCGAGCTGCTGTTCGACGTACCGCCCCATCGCGGCGGGTGGGAGCCAGTCGCCCTCGATCGGGCGTTTCATGGTGGTCTGCATCCGCCCCGCCTGCCCGGAGCTGACCTTCATCGCCTTTTCGCCGAACTCGACCTCGGTGACCATCGGCAGCCCGCCCATGCTCATCGACGAGCTCGCCCGGATCGGCTCGCCCTGGGCCGACTCAACGAAGCCCTGCGTAACCTCGATCTCAAGGCGGGTCCCGCCGCGGGCCATGACGAGTTTGGTGGTCTGGTTCGTGGTGATGTCGCCGTTCTCCGCGGTGGCTTCGGTGGTGTGCATGTACCCGATGCGGTCCTCGCCGTTGAGCAGGACGAACCAGTCTTCTTCCACGGCCGGGGCGTCGGCCCGGGCGGTGGCGGTGACGACGCCAACCGCCAACACCATGGCGAGTTTGAGATAGGCCGAGATCAACGAACGGTGACGTTTCATGAGTGAATCCTAAGACGGGAACGGCTGACTGGTCTGGAAGTGGTCTGGTCGTGGTCTACTTTTGGTGGTCTGGTCTGCGGTTAGACCCGTTCCAGACCAGTTGACCGCCCTGTTGCCATGCGACAACGCCTCCCCAAGCGACAGGCTCGGGCGGGAACGGCAAGCGGGTGACCAGCGGGATCGAGCAAAAGAGACTCCAATAAAACCTTATTTTACCCTAACAAAACGCATTCTCAACGATTTTCTTCCCGACATGCCCCAGCAATCTCATCTTCAGAGGCAATGCCGTAGGTCAGGTCTTCGACCTGACGCGGTCCGCGCAGATTGCCGAGTCAGGTCGAAGACCTGACCTACGG
Protein-coding regions in this window:
- a CDS encoding transglutaminase-like domain-containing protein yields the protein MKRHRSLISAYLKLAMVLAVGVVTATARADAPAVEEDWFVLLNGEDRIGYMHTTEATAENGDITTNQTTKLVMARGGTRLEIEVTQGFVESAQGEPIRASSSMSMGGLPMVTEVEFGEKAMKVSSGQAGRMQTTMKRPIEGDWLPPAAMGRYVEQQLEAGAETIQVSTVDIASGLQAVDMTMQVRGPEDVEVYGKVVPAIAWDATVSAMPGITMREYVDAEGKSIKSTIDLMPGMSITVLQADKALALSELTPAEMMAQTFVVPSRPIDRPRELVRASYKLSTKDGSPLPFLPDRHGQNFQPDGELTVVVDHVEQGLFPDENYLAASPILNHQDPAIQAWLEPLKRARLAGGPEAVAEFLRQEVHRKVQTKDLSVGFATASDVARTKQGDCTEHAVLLAALLRGAGIPSRCVSGLVYADQFAGHEGIFGYHMWTQAWIEVDPAPGGPAVQSGQWVDFDATLPGGVRFDATHIALSVSDMNEGLVGNDMAALLPLLGNLEIEVVETVYEKD